From the Chloroflexus aurantiacus J-10-fl genome, one window contains:
- a CDS encoding RCC1 domain-containing protein, with protein MKTHSLITLMLSLVLLNSNGPGIGVWHRPQYPFATLESTNLLTLQNPGYQPFVTDTTIHMTSLPSLRNITAIATGRYHTCALTTGGGVKCWGDNSSGQLGDGTMNDRNTPVDVVGLESGVAAIAAGGSHTCALTTNGGVKCWGANVSGQLGNETQIPYSAPVDVVELGRGVFDITAGWEHTCALTTGGGVKCWGDNSSGQLGDGTTNDRNTPVDVAGLESGVAAIAAGEGHTCALTTSGGVKCWGDNLEGQLGGGTIYSHITPVDVAGLESDVAAIAVGWEHTCALTTVGGVRCWGNNSSGQLGDGTMTERNVPVGVIGLESGVTAITAGGGHTCALTTGGGVKCWGNNFYGQLGNVTAHQPGIPVDVAGLGIGVVAIAAGGAHTCALTTSGGVKCWGYNYDVQLGDGTTTARSTPVDVSGLESDVVTITAGGAHTCALTTSGGVKCWGRNFNFQLGDGTMIDRNTPVDVIGLGSRVTAITAGGNHTCALTTSDGVKCWGSNLYGQLGHGTMNFYGTPVDVIGLNGDVTAIAAGWWHTCALMTDGGVKCWGANDSGQLGDGTRSDRSIPVDVSGLGSGVAAITAGLFHTCALTTSGGVKCWGSNSSWQLGNITVGQPYIPVDVFGLWSGVTAITAGLHHTCALTTGSAQVQCWGGNYDGQLGDGTTNLRRFPQTVIGLEGSETAIAAGGAHTCALTVSGGMKCWGDNFYGQLGDGSMHDRSTPVDVIRLESNVDAIAAGFFHTCALTTDKGVKCWGDNFYAQLGDGRPLWRSVPVDVVDRLNVFLPLTMK; from the coding sequence CCTCCCTGCCATCTCTTCGTAACATTACTGCTATCGCTACTGGTCGTTATCACACCTGTGCGCTGACAACGGGTGGTGGGGTCAAGTGCTGGGGTGATAACTCCTCTGGGCAACTGGGTGACGGTACGATGAACGACCGTAATACGCCAGTAGATGTAGTAGGTTTGGAGAGCGGTGTGGCAGCCATCGCTGCCGGTGGGAGCCACACCTGTGCGTTGACCACAAACGGTGGGGTTAAGTGTTGGGGCGCTAACGTCTCCGGTCAATTAGGCAATGAGACGCAGATACCTTACAGCGCGCCGGTAGATGTGGTGGAGCTGGGGCGTGGAGTCTTCGACATCACTGCCGGTTGGGAACATACCTGTGCGCTGACAACGGGTGGTGGGGTCAAGTGCTGGGGTGATAACTCCTCCGGACAATTAGGAGACGGTACGACGAACGATCGTAACACACCGGTGGATGTAGCAGGTTTGGAGAGCGGTGTGGCGGCCATCGCTGCCGGTGAGGGACACACCTGTGCATTGACCACAAGCGGTGGGGTTAAGTGTTGGGGTGATAACCTCGAAGGTCAATTGGGTGGTGGAACGATATATTCTCACATCACCCCGGTGGATGTAGCAGGTCTGGAGAGCGATGTGGCGGCCATCGCTGTTGGTTGGGAACACACCTGTGCGCTGACCACGGTCGGTGGAGTGAGGTGCTGGGGGAATAACTCCTCTGGGCAACTGGGTGATGGCACAATGACTGAGCGTAATGTTCCGGTGGGTGTGATAGGGTTGGAAAGTGGTGTGACGGCCATCACTGCTGGTGGGGGACATACCTGTGCTTTGACCACAGGCGGCGGGGTTAAGTGCTGGGGAAATAATTTTTATGGTCAACTGGGAAATGTCACTGCGCATCAACCCGGTATACCGGTGGATGTGGCGGGTCTGGGGATTGGTGTAGTAGCTATCGCTGCTGGCGGAGCGCATACCTGTGCGCTGACTACGAGCGGTGGAGTCAAGTGCTGGGGCTATAATTATGATGTTCAACTAGGGGATGGAACCACGACCGCTCGCAGCACACCCGTGGATGTAAGTGGGTTGGAGAGTGATGTAGTGACCATCACTGCTGGTGGAGCGCACACCTGTGCGTTGACTACAAGTGGTGGGGTTAAGTGCTGGGGAAGGAACTTCAATTTTCAACTAGGTGATGGCACGATGATTGATCGCAACACGCCGGTGGATGTGATAGGGTTGGGAAGTCGTGTGACGGCTATCACTGCCGGTGGGAATCACACCTGTGCGCTGACCACGAGTGATGGGGTCAAGTGCTGGGGGAGTAATCTTTATGGTCAATTGGGGCACGGTACGATGAATTTTTACGGCACGCCTGTAGATGTGATAGGACTGAACGGCGATGTGACGGCTATTGCTGCTGGTTGGTGGCATACTTGTGCGTTGATGACTGATGGTGGAGTAAAGTGTTGGGGCGCTAACGATAGTGGTCAACTAGGGGACGGCACCAGGAGTGACCGTAGTATACCGGTAGACGTAAGCGGCTTGGGGAGTGGTGTTGCTGCTATCACTGCGGGTTTATTCCATACTTGCGCGTTAACGACGAGCGGTGGGGTCAAGTGCTGGGGCAGTAATTCATCATGGCAACTGGGAAATATTACGGTGGGCCAACCCTATATACCGGTGGATGTATTTGGTCTGTGGAGTGGTGTAACAGCTATCACTGCCGGTTTGCATCACACCTGTGCGCTGACTACGGGCAGCGCACAGGTGCAGTGCTGGGGTGGTAATTATGATGGTCAACTAGGTGATGGCACGACGAACTTGCGTAGATTTCCTCAGACAGTGATAGGACTGGAAGGTAGTGAGACAGCTATCGCTGCAGGTGGGGCACACACCTGCGCGCTGACTGTGAGTGGTGGGATGAAGTGCTGGGGCGATAACTTCTACGGTCAATTGGGTGATGGCTCGATGCACGACCGGAGTACGCCGGTAGATGTGATCAGATTGGAGAGTAACGTCGATGCCATCGCAGCAGGTTTCTTTCATACCTGTGCATTAACTACGGATAAAGGGGTGAAGTGTTGGGGCGATAACTTCTACGCTCAATTAGGTGATGGACGTCCTTTGTGGAGAAGTGTCCCTGTCGATGTCGTGGACAGGTTGAACGTGTTTCTGCCGCTGACAATGAAGTGA
- a CDS encoding dihydroorotate dehydrogenase gives MIELAPHNPYGLTIASPVIAAAGSLGDVVGVARWLGLQRADADHGLGAIISSTVTMSGRRGQPQLLATPAGTLYHHGGFSLGVRQVRERLAPRWATYHVPILVSLAGPDAAAVASDLNDTPGIAGFELALPALTAVEAAQRVSAVRQATVLPLLVRLPGELPDPVAVATACAAAGADALALIGGMPGCMPQPSGELVYGRLGGPAIFPIALRIVASVATTVQVPVIGMGGVTTPAHAQAMLRAGARAVALASALVTDLRRGQTIAGSLRGDNFKSETI, from the coding sequence ATGATTGAACTGGCACCACACAATCCGTATGGCCTGACGATTGCTTCACCGGTCATTGCGGCTGCCGGCAGCCTGGGTGACGTGGTCGGTGTAGCGCGCTGGTTAGGGTTGCAGCGGGCAGACGCTGATCACGGTCTGGGTGCAATCATCAGTTCGACAGTGACGATGAGCGGACGACGTGGCCAGCCACAGTTGCTGGCTACACCTGCGGGTACGCTCTACCATCACGGCGGTTTTAGCCTCGGCGTCAGGCAGGTACGCGAACGGCTGGCGCCACGTTGGGCAACGTACCACGTTCCGATTCTGGTGAGTCTGGCCGGCCCGGATGCAGCAGCCGTTGCCAGTGATCTGAACGATACGCCGGGCATCGCCGGTTTTGAACTGGCCCTACCTGCACTCACTGCGGTTGAAGCGGCCCAGCGTGTCAGCGCGGTACGACAGGCAACAGTGCTACCGTTGCTGGTACGTCTCCCTGGAGAACTGCCCGATCCGGTTGCCGTAGCTACAGCCTGTGCTGCGGCGGGAGCCGATGCGCTTGCGCTGATCGGTGGTATGCCGGGGTGTATGCCCCAACCATCCGGCGAACTGGTGTACGGGCGGTTGGGCGGACCGGCCATCTTTCCCATTGCCCTGCGGATTGTCGCCAGTGTTGCCACGACGGTACAGGTACCGGTGATCGGTATGGGTGGTGTGACAACGCCAGCCCATGCTCAGGCCATGCTACGCGCCGGAGCACGGGCCGTGGCCTTAGCCAGTGCGCTGGTTACCGATCTGCGACGTGGGCAGACGATTGCCGGTAGTTTGCGGGGAGACAACTTCAAATCAGAAACCATATAG
- a CDS encoding UDP-N-acetylmuramoyl-L-alanyl-D-glutamate--2,6-diaminopimelate ligase, translating into MTAKTLASLLNNVAVQRLIGEPLVPVQSLTYDSRRVEPGSLFVAIRGQHSDGHQFIDQAIARGAVAVVVDQRYWDERPVAVPVVVVADSRVALAPLAAAFYDYPGRELTTIGITGTKGKSTTTDVTAQLLAATGRMVGMISTVDFQIGNRRWPNDTRQSTPEAPEVQALLREMVTAGCDTAVIEATSHALSPRWGRLVGCAFAVAVMLNIGHEHLDYHGTFEQYRADKAQLFALLGERSGSRWAIVNADDPNHAYFLDAAPADAVRLRYGLHEPADVQGQILHSGPMSSVVRVTSPWGTTDLTVPLPGRFNASNALAALTVALSQGVALEAAAAALAGVRAPRGRMVPIDAGQPFAVIVDYAHNPDSFEQIFAMLRPQVQGRMIAVFGSAGERDVAKRAIQGEIAGRMCDLLVLTDEDPRGEDREAIIAQIAAGAERAGKRPGSGYLCIPDRAQAIRAAMAAAQPGDLVLLLGKGHEGSIIYADFSLPWNEEREARQALAELGYHRSHD; encoded by the coding sequence ATGACGGCAAAAACACTTGCCAGTCTCCTGAACAATGTAGCTGTCCAACGGCTAATTGGCGAACCACTCGTGCCTGTGCAATCGCTCACCTACGACTCGCGGCGTGTTGAGCCGGGGAGTCTGTTTGTTGCCATCCGTGGGCAGCACAGTGATGGTCACCAGTTTATTGACCAGGCTATCGCACGGGGAGCTGTGGCCGTGGTGGTCGATCAACGGTATTGGGATGAACGACCGGTTGCCGTGCCGGTAGTGGTGGTCGCCGATAGCCGGGTGGCCCTGGCACCACTGGCGGCTGCGTTCTACGACTATCCCGGACGTGAATTGACCACAATCGGGATTACCGGTACCAAAGGAAAAAGCACAACGACCGATGTGACGGCCCAGCTCCTCGCTGCTACCGGACGTATGGTGGGCATGATCAGCACCGTCGATTTTCAGATTGGGAATCGCCGCTGGCCTAACGATACCCGTCAGAGCACACCGGAAGCACCAGAGGTGCAGGCATTGCTGCGCGAGATGGTCACTGCCGGTTGCGATACAGCCGTTATTGAAGCGACATCCCACGCTCTCTCGCCACGCTGGGGGCGGCTGGTTGGCTGTGCGTTCGCTGTGGCTGTAATGCTTAATATCGGCCACGAACATCTCGATTACCACGGCACATTCGAGCAGTATCGGGCCGACAAAGCCCAGCTCTTTGCGCTACTTGGCGAACGCAGTGGTTCGCGCTGGGCAATTGTCAATGCTGACGATCCAAATCATGCGTATTTCCTTGATGCTGCACCTGCCGATGCGGTGCGGCTACGGTATGGTTTACACGAGCCGGCAGATGTCCAGGGACAGATACTCCACAGTGGGCCGATGAGCAGTGTGGTGCGGGTAACGTCACCCTGGGGCACCACCGATCTGACCGTTCCGCTACCGGGGCGATTCAACGCCAGTAATGCGCTGGCCGCGCTGACAGTCGCTCTCAGTCAGGGCGTTGCGCTCGAGGCAGCCGCTGCCGCCCTGGCCGGCGTGCGGGCACCACGTGGCCGGATGGTGCCAATTGATGCCGGGCAACCATTCGCGGTGATTGTAGACTATGCTCATAATCCCGATTCGTTCGAGCAGATCTTTGCCATGCTGCGGCCCCAGGTGCAGGGGCGAATGATCGCGGTTTTCGGCAGTGCCGGCGAGCGTGATGTTGCCAAACGGGCTATTCAGGGAGAAATTGCCGGTCGGATGTGTGACTTGCTGGTGCTGACCGATGAAGATCCACGTGGCGAGGATCGCGAGGCAATCATTGCCCAGATCGCTGCCGGTGCCGAACGGGCCGGCAAACGACCCGGTAGTGGGTACCTCTGTATTCCTGATCGGGCACAGGCCATTCGGGCTGCCATGGCCGCCGCACAACCCGGTGACCTGGTGTTGTTGCTGGGCAAAGGACATGAGGGTAGCATTATCTACGCCGACTTTTCACTGCCGTGGAACGAAGAGCGCGAAGCCCGGCAGGCACTGGCCGAGTTAGGATACCATCGGTCGCATGATTGA
- a CDS encoding lipid II:glycine glycyltransferase FemX has translation MKGRWRVDVPSAAQWDAFVASHPQGNVLQASPWGALKARFGWHCRRIAVYDDDGTIRAGAQVLFRRYAGLAFGYTPRGPLLSGDPALDNHLIDGMRRLGRQMLAVAIRLEPNVREDDAQAPHLQTWFTRHRLVVAEPIQPRSTILVDLQPPVETIFTAYSKGHRADIRRAERIGVTVRTGGEADLSTFYDIMRATGERAAFAIHSAAYYTTAWQLHQPHSCLLVAELNGMPVASHLVFADARYGRYLYGGSTAEGLRSGANHLLAWHAMRWAREQGCIGYDLWGIPDALGQAATVADEAVRTALEQAAQQDPLIGVYRFKKGFGGRIVRFMPAFDLVLLPLLYPLARRKIGG, from the coding sequence ATGAAGGGTCGGTGGCGGGTTGATGTTCCATCTGCCGCGCAGTGGGATGCCTTTGTTGCTTCCCATCCCCAGGGAAATGTGTTGCAGGCCAGTCCGTGGGGTGCTCTGAAAGCCCGCTTCGGCTGGCATTGCCGACGCATCGCAGTTTACGACGACGATGGCACTATCCGCGCCGGTGCCCAGGTGCTCTTCCGCCGCTACGCCGGCCTGGCCTTTGGTTACACACCGCGTGGTCCCCTCCTGTCCGGCGATCCGGCGCTCGATAATCACCTGATCGATGGCATGCGTCGGCTCGGACGCCAGATGCTGGCGGTCGCGATCCGGCTTGAGCCAAACGTGCGTGAAGATGACGCTCAGGCTCCCCATCTCCAGACCTGGTTTACCCGACATCGGCTGGTAGTCGCTGAACCGATCCAACCACGCAGTACGATCCTCGTTGACCTGCAACCACCTGTAGAAACCATATTTACCGCGTACTCGAAAGGTCATCGGGCCGATATTCGGCGGGCCGAGCGCATTGGGGTGACGGTACGGACCGGCGGCGAGGCCGATCTGTCAACGTTCTATGATATTATGCGAGCAACCGGTGAGCGGGCCGCCTTTGCGATTCATAGCGCTGCTTACTATACGACCGCCTGGCAGTTGCATCAGCCACATAGTTGCCTCTTGGTTGCTGAATTGAATGGCATGCCGGTCGCGTCCCATCTGGTCTTCGCCGATGCGCGCTACGGTCGCTACCTGTACGGTGGTTCAACAGCAGAGGGTTTACGCAGTGGTGCCAATCATCTGCTGGCGTGGCACGCCATGCGTTGGGCACGCGAGCAAGGGTGTATCGGTTACGACCTGTGGGGCATTCCCGATGCGCTTGGGCAAGCGGCGACGGTCGCTGATGAAGCTGTGCGCACAGCCCTCGAGCAGGCTGCGCAACAAGACCCGCTGATTGGTGTCTACCGCTTCAAAAAAGGTTTTGGTGGTCGAATCGTTCGTTTTATGCCGGCTTTCGATCTGGTCCTGTTGCCATTACTCTATCCATTGGCGCGACGAAAGATTGGAGGATAA
- a CDS encoding PIG-L deacetylase family protein, whose protein sequence is MPLVTDQAMALPDGYRHIVLSPHLDDAALSCGGLIARLTATGERVLVVNICSGSPPSHTEFSPFAQTLHQRWGLPPSAVVAHRRVEDAAALGVLGADALLLPALDAIYRRPDAYADEQSLFATPVVDDPLTDVVATLIATLIKRYPRATFYVPLAVGMHVDHQLVFSAATTSLCAAAIHFACYEDFPYARQPSAVEQRLAMIGRELYAPRYIPLDETLLQAKIRAISAYSSQLGVLFGNAAAMPAAVTEYAARVASPTMRYAERQWVSL, encoded by the coding sequence ATGCCCCTGGTTACCGATCAGGCCATGGCCTTGCCTGATGGCTATCGCCATATTGTGTTGTCGCCGCATCTTGATGATGCGGCGCTTTCCTGTGGCGGCTTGATTGCCCGCCTGACTGCAACCGGCGAACGGGTGCTGGTTGTTAATATCTGTAGCGGCTCTCCGCCGAGTCATACGGAATTCAGCCCGTTTGCACAAACCCTCCATCAGCGCTGGGGCTTACCACCATCGGCAGTGGTGGCTCATCGTCGCGTCGAAGACGCTGCCGCGCTGGGAGTGCTTGGCGCTGATGCACTATTACTGCCGGCACTGGACGCCATCTACCGCCGACCTGATGCGTATGCCGACGAGCAGAGTCTCTTTGCAACACCGGTCGTCGATGATCCCCTTACCGATGTGGTGGCGACCCTGATCGCGACTCTGATCAAACGCTATCCGCGAGCCACGTTCTATGTGCCGCTGGCGGTGGGTATGCACGTCGATCATCAACTGGTCTTCAGCGCAGCAACGACCAGTTTGTGCGCAGCCGCTATCCATTTCGCCTGCTATGAAGACTTTCCGTATGCCCGTCAGCCGTCAGCGGTTGAACAACGCCTGGCAATGATCGGTCGTGAGTTGTATGCTCCACGCTACATTCCACTTGATGAGACACTGCTCCAGGCAAAGATCAGGGCAATTTCCGCCTATTCCAGCCAGTTGGGCGTCCTCTTCGGCAATGCAGCAGCGATGCCGGCTGCGGTAACCGAATATGCGGCGCGTGTCGCTTCACCGACAATGCGCTATGCCGAACGGCAATGGGTGAGTTTATGA
- a CDS encoding HEAT repeat domain-containing protein has product MTLSFAERVAQLDTAETAPTRVDLKLLANLGPESVYIFWEQWQRFSLDRRRHIMHLLAELAEEQIQLDYRPVFRACLADHDAEIRVLAIEGLWEDDHEQMMDRLIQMIHDPAGEVRAAAVISLARFAYRAEIGELSLSAAQRLLNALLQTASDPEQPSEVRRRAVEALGYFADSQEAQALVARAYSMDDIYMRESAVLAMGRSMRPQWFPYILRELKSPSPSLRYEAARAVGEIGEDGRELLPALLPLVDDEDTEIALAAIWALGQVGGSDARRILKRIARSRDEVRAQVAQDALAELDLDTL; this is encoded by the coding sequence ATGACGCTGAGTTTTGCCGAGCGTGTCGCTCAACTTGATACTGCTGAGACTGCCCCAACCCGCGTCGATCTGAAATTGCTGGCCAACCTGGGACCAGAGAGTGTGTACATCTTCTGGGAGCAGTGGCAGCGGTTTAGTCTGGATCGCCGACGCCATATTATGCACTTGCTGGCCGAGCTGGCTGAAGAGCAGATTCAGCTTGATTACCGACCGGTGTTTCGTGCCTGCCTGGCCGATCACGATGCTGAGATTCGGGTGCTGGCGATTGAAGGGCTGTGGGAAGATGATCACGAGCAGATGATGGATCGTCTGATCCAGATGATCCACGATCCGGCTGGCGAAGTGCGGGCAGCCGCAGTGATCAGTCTGGCCCGCTTTGCCTATCGGGCTGAAATCGGTGAATTATCGCTCAGTGCTGCCCAGCGACTGCTTAACGCATTGCTCCAGACTGCTTCTGACCCTGAACAACCATCAGAAGTACGCCGGCGTGCAGTTGAGGCATTGGGGTATTTTGCCGATTCACAAGAAGCGCAGGCATTGGTTGCCCGTGCCTATAGTATGGACGACATCTATATGCGCGAGAGCGCCGTCCTGGCAATGGGCCGCTCGATGCGACCGCAGTGGTTTCCGTACATTTTGCGTGAGTTGAAGAGTCCATCGCCATCACTGCGCTACGAAGCAGCACGCGCTGTGGGTGAGATCGGTGAAGATGGACGTGAGTTGCTCCCTGCATTGTTACCGCTGGTCGATGATGAAGATACCGAGATTGCACTGGCTGCAATCTGGGCGCTTGGGCAGGTTGGTGGCTCCGATGCCCGCCGCATTCTGAAGCGGATCGCCCGTTCACGCGACGAGGTGCGCGCCCAGGTTGCCCAGGATGCGCTCGCTGAACTCGACCTTGATACCCTCTGA
- a CDS encoding ROK family protein: MKDLPALIRERLTQNLWGVLGNQGYILGIDLGSYGLRAALVDLQHHTYQNAALESIDHEDPETTVRRVIDLARDLMAQEGVTVERLVRVGVGFSGPVDLRHGTVRLAPRRPGWENYPLQERFEQAFDAVTLIDNDANLIALGEATFGVGKGCQHLFYFHLSSGVGGGAVLNGRLYHGAHSMAGEIGHAVVAHGWDGDGRPETLEELVSIGGLIRRAAAAGLAADRLEDIFSDHPIARKVVQHTVDLMATRIAQVIALLDPEMVVLGGIVVRIGGDRFVEAIATRVNDFIAPQFARPVPVVASILGPDSVAIGAVAMALDSLSD, from the coding sequence ATGAAAGATCTGCCTGCCCTTATTCGAGAACGGTTGACGCAGAACCTCTGGGGCGTCCTTGGGAATCAAGGCTACATCCTTGGGATCGACCTGGGCAGTTACGGATTACGAGCTGCATTGGTCGACTTGCAGCACCACACCTACCAGAATGCCGCTCTCGAGTCGATTGATCATGAAGACCCAGAGACAACGGTACGCCGGGTTATCGATCTGGCGCGAGATTTGATGGCGCAGGAAGGTGTTACCGTCGAGCGCCTGGTACGGGTTGGCGTAGGCTTTAGCGGCCCGGTTGACCTCCGCCATGGCACGGTACGGCTGGCCCCACGGCGACCGGGGTGGGAAAATTACCCCTTGCAAGAGCGTTTCGAGCAGGCGTTTGATGCCGTGACGCTCATTGACAACGATGCGAATCTGATCGCCCTGGGAGAGGCAACCTTTGGTGTCGGCAAAGGATGCCAGCATCTATTTTACTTTCACCTGAGCAGTGGCGTTGGCGGGGGCGCAGTGCTGAACGGTCGCCTGTACCATGGCGCCCACTCAATGGCCGGCGAAATCGGGCATGCAGTGGTTGCCCACGGCTGGGATGGCGATGGTCGCCCGGAGACCCTGGAAGAGCTGGTTTCGATAGGAGGATTAATCCGCCGGGCAGCCGCCGCAGGGCTTGCCGCGGATCGACTGGAAGATATTTTTAGCGATCATCCGATTGCCCGCAAGGTAGTACAGCATACCGTTGATCTCATGGCCACCCGGATTGCGCAAGTGATTGCACTGCTCGATCCAGAGATGGTTGTCCTGGGAGGAATCGTTGTGCGGATCGGTGGTGATCGCTTCGTGGAAGCGATTGCGACCAGAGTGAACGACTTCATCGCCCCACAGTTCGCCCGTCCCGTACCGGTGGTAGCGTCAATCCTTGGCCCCGATAGCGTCGCAATTGGCGCTGTCGCGATGGCACTCGATAGCCTGTCGGATTGA
- a CDS encoding lamin tail domain-containing protein, translating to MRWFIIGLIVVLVIGNNWRAIEAQTPQVLINEVMHNPAVGPEWVELYNPGSLPVDLSGWRIDDAVIGGPHTLIGAGVVIEGGSLLVITLSSAILNNNDPDRAQLSDTSGQIVDQSPLTIVSRDQTIARQPDGSDTWQTGAPSPGAWNSGVPPLPAHTSSPTTETTGLPVSPDPITATSTTITAAATVVTTTSAAIETATPSATATATATATVTGTPTATPPAAFDQVVLNEIAAAGDQEWVELYNRGPNEVDLAGWWLERIGSSGSRVVRELPDTILLAGAHLLLPLAKGTLPDSGARLSLGWGTIAMSQAIDYPALIASTVYARLGDGAEQWQALAQATPGTANVLGEPTSTPSPTTTATSIPTATETATLTPTATPPAAFDQVVLNEIAATGDQEWVELYNRGPGEVALAGWWLERISSSGSRVVRELPDTTIPAGAHLLLPLAKGTLPDSGARLSLGWGTMAMSQAIDYPALTASTVYARLGDGAEQWQALAQATPGTPNVITEPDAPIITDTATTTATGYPTATRTPTPTRTPTPTRTPTPTRTPTPTRTPTPTRTPTPTRTPTPTRTPTVTRTPTPTRTPTATLTSTTIPTATPTPWPVGSVVIRALLPAPAVGQNEWIELSTQHTLPVNLEGWFFSDSNGQRRLLSGLHLEAGATLRIPITRAFLNNSGDTVTLHDPAGTPIDTFTYVAAAVDQVIEREPLMVPIATEWEHAGASAVVAPDATDSAQPVITTPGLRPTERRPASLALRSPQPGYLSVTAAPSPTATPSTVQANICQDCTQPGWSWSRIAAAILGVISFLLFVTEPTPQRTARREHDVL from the coding sequence GTGCGCTGGTTTATCATTGGCTTGATCGTCGTGCTGGTGATCGGCAACAACTGGCGAGCAATCGAAGCGCAGACGCCGCAGGTGCTCATCAATGAGGTCATGCACAATCCGGCAGTTGGCCCGGAGTGGGTCGAGCTGTACAATCCGGGTTCGCTACCGGTCGATCTCAGCGGCTGGCGGATCGATGATGCGGTCATCGGCGGCCCACACACACTCATTGGTGCAGGTGTGGTTATTGAAGGTGGCAGTCTCCTCGTCATCACCCTGTCCAGCGCGATTCTCAACAATAACGATCCTGATCGGGCGCAGTTGAGCGATACGTCAGGTCAGATTGTTGATCAAAGCCCGCTGACCATCGTCAGTCGTGACCAGACAATTGCCCGTCAGCCAGACGGCAGCGACACCTGGCAAACCGGTGCGCCCTCACCGGGAGCGTGGAACAGCGGTGTACCACCACTGCCGGCCCACACCAGTTCACCCACAACGGAGACAACCGGCTTGCCGGTGTCACCCGACCCGATCACAGCGACGAGTACAACCATCACAGCGGCGGCAACCGTCGTCACCACCACCAGCGCGGCGATTGAGACGGCTACCCCTTCGGCGACGGCCACTGCCACCGCGACGGCAACTGTCACAGGCACCCCCACCGCCACCCCACCAGCCGCCTTCGACCAGGTAGTGCTGAACGAAATCGCCGCCGCCGGTGATCAGGAGTGGGTCGAACTCTACAATCGCGGGCCGAACGAGGTCGACCTGGCCGGATGGTGGCTGGAGCGGATCGGCAGCAGCGGCAGTCGGGTCGTGCGCGAACTGCCGGACACCATCCTCCTCGCCGGCGCGCACCTCCTGCTCCCCCTCGCCAAAGGCACCCTGCCCGACAGCGGTGCCCGGCTGAGTCTGGGCTGGGGAACGATAGCAATGAGTCAGGCGATTGACTACCCGGCGCTGATCGCGAGCACCGTCTACGCCCGCCTGGGCGATGGCGCAGAGCAGTGGCAGGCGCTCGCCCAGGCCACACCGGGCACGGCAAATGTGCTGGGGGAACCAACGAGCACCCCATCTCCCACCACGACTGCCACCAGCATACCCACTGCCACTGAGACGGCAACGCTCACCCCTACCGCCACCCCACCAGCCGCCTTTGACCAGGTCGTGCTGAACGAAATCGCCGCCACCGGTGATCAGGAATGGGTCGAACTCTACAATCGCGGACCGGGGGAGGTCGCGCTGGCCGGATGGTGGCTGGAGCGGATCAGCAGTAGTGGTAGTCGGGTGGTGCGCGAGCTACCGGACACCACCATCCCCGCCGGTGCGCACCTCCTGCTCCCTCTCGCCAAAGGCACCCTGCCCGACAGCGGCGCCCGGTTGAGTCTGGGCTGGGGAACGATGGCAATGAGTCAGGCGATTGACTATCCTGCGCTGACCGCGAGCACCGTCTACGCCCGCCTGGGCGATGGAGCAGAGCAGTGGCAGGCGCTCGCCCAGGCCACACCGGGCACGCCAAACGTGATCACAGAGCCAGACGCCCCGATCATTACCGATACCGCAACCACTACCGCCACCGGTTACCCCACTGCCACGCGCACGCCGACACCAACCCGCACGCCGACACCAACCCGCACCCCGACACCAACCCGCACGCCGACACCAACCCGCACGCCGACACCAACCCGCACCCCGACACCAACCCGCACGCCGACACCAACCCGCACCCCGACGGTGACGCGCACCCCGACACCAACCCGCACCCCAACTGCAACCCTTACCTCAACCACAATCCCAACGGCCACGCCGACCCCATGGCCGGTTGGGTCAGTCGTGATTCGTGCGCTGCTACCGGCTCCCGCAGTTGGGCAGAACGAATGGATTGAGCTAAGTACACAACACACCCTACCGGTCAACCTGGAAGGATGGTTCTTCAGCGATAGCAATGGCCAGCGTCGCCTGCTATCAGGATTACACCTGGAAGCGGGGGCAACACTCCGCATACCCATCACTCGTGCATTTCTCAACAACAGTGGCGACACGGTCACATTGCACGATCCGGCGGGAACACCAATTGACACCTTTACCTACGTTGCAGCAGCGGTTGATCAGGTTATCGAGCGCGAACCGCTGATGGTACCAATAGCAACGGAGTGGGAACACGCCGGCGCATCTGCTGTCGTTGCGCCTGACGCAACCGACAGCGCACAGCCGGTTATCACAACGCCAGGATTACGACCAACCGAACGACGACCGGCTTCGTTAGCGCTCCGTTCACCGCAGCCCGGCTACCTGAGTGTGACTGCTGCTCCCTCGCCAACCGCAACACCATCAACTGTGCAAGCAAATATCTGTCAAGACTGTACGCAACCGGGTTGGTCGTGGTCACGGATCGCAGCGGCAATATTGGGAGTTATCTCCTTCCTGCTCTTTGTTACTGAACCAACACCACAACGGACTGCGCGCAGAGAACATGATGTGCTATAA